In the Clostridiales bacterium genome, CAGCGCTATGATCGCGCCGGGCTTAAAACCTTGGTAAAAAGACAAAAACAATCCCGTTACGGTAAACGCCGCCGCGAATATTATAGCGTAAATAATCGTTTGCAGATAGCTTTTGGAAATTTGCATAGAACAGGCCACGGGCAAGACGATTAGCGACGAGACCAACAGCGCGCCCACGATTTTTGCGGCAAGCGCTATGGAAACGGCCGTAAGAATTGTAAAGATTATGTTGACGGTTTGGACCTTGACCCCCGCAAGGCGCGCGCCTTGTTCGTCAAAGGCGATATAAAACAATTCTTTGTATAGCAATATAAAAACAGCCAACACGAGCGCGCCCAAACCCGCTATTAGATAAAGCTCCAAGTCCGTTATGGCTATTATGCTTCCGAACAAAAAGCTGTCAAAGCTGGCGGGAGTTTTCACATAATCGGATAAGACGCCCGCCAGCCCAATGCCTAGCGACATTATTATGGCTATTGACATTTCTGAATATCGGGGCAACCTTTTCCTGATGCTTTCTATGCTCAAGGCCGCCGCAACGCATACTATCATAGCGCCTATCATGGGGTTAATATTAAAGATTAGGCCCGCCGCCACGCCCGCCAACGAGGTATGCGAAAGCGCGTCGCCTATCATAGACAGGCGTTTTAGCGCGATAACCACGCCTACGCAGGGGATTATTACGGCTATGATTATACCCGCCAAGAAAGCCTTGCGCATAAAAATATATTCAAATATTTCCATTGTCCTCCTCTGGCATTGTATGTTTGTGTTTGTATTTTTGCTCGAGCAGCACTTGCTCTTTGGTAAGGTATAACAAGCTGCCCGCGCCCAAGCACAAAATCCGCGAGCAATACCGCGCGGCGCATTCTTGGTCGTGGGTAACTATCAATACGGTCTTGCCCTCTTGGGTTGTTTTTTCTTTTAGGATTTGGTAAATATGCTCTGTGGTTTGGCTGTCAATGCCCGTAGTGGGCTCGTCCAAGATAAGCAAATCGCAATTGCTTGCCAGCGCTTTTGCCAGCATAACGCGTTGTTTTTGCCCGCCCGAGAGCTTGCCGACAAGGCTGTGCGCGTAGTCTTGCATCCCTAGTTTTTCCAGCGCTTTTAGCGCTTGTTGTTTTTTGTTTTTGGACGGTGCGCCGTAAAGCCCTAAGCCGACTATCTCTATGGCTTTGGCGGGGAAGTTGGAACAAAGGCTTACGCTGTTTTGGGCCACATAGCCTATGCGGTTGTAGTCTTTGAAACGCTTTATGTCTTGCCCGAAAAGCTCTATTTGTCCTTGGTCGGCTTGCAGCTGCCCAAGCAAAATTTTCAAAAAGGTGCTTTTGCCCGAGCCGTTGGACCCCAAGATAGCGACAAACTCGCCTTGGCGCAAATAAAAGTCAAGGCGTCTTAAGACGGTATGCGCTCCGTAAGAAAAATAAAGGTTGTTGACTTTGACGATGTCTTCCATTTATGTTAATCCGTTTTGATTATTTAGCGCGTATTTTATGGCGGCAAGGTTATCCCGCATTATCTTAAAATAATCGTCGCCTTTTTCCAAATCCTCTTGACTTAGACTTTCCAAGGGGGTAAGGATTTTTATCTCAACTTGAACGCCCTTGTCAAAAACCTCTGTCGCTAAGGCTTGGGCTAAATTTTGGCT is a window encoding:
- a CDS encoding metal ABC transporter ATP-binding protein, with translation MEDIVKVNNLYFSYGAHTVLRRLDFYLRQGEFVAILGSNGSGKSTFLKILLGQLQADQGQIELFGQDIKRFKDYNRIGYVAQNSVSLCSNFPAKAIEIVGLGLYGAPSKNKKQQALKALEKLGMQDYAHSLVGKLSGGQKQRVMLAKALASNCDLLILDEPTTGIDSQTTEHIYQILKEKTTQEGKTVLIVTHDQECAARYCSRILCLGAGSLLYLTKEQVLLEQKYKHKHTMPEEDNGNI
- a CDS encoding metal ABC transporter permease, with product MEIFEYIFMRKAFLAGIIIAVIIPCVGVVIALKRLSMIGDALSHTSLAGVAAGLIFNINPMIGAMIVCVAAALSIESIRKRLPRYSEMSIAIIMSLGIGLAGVLSDYVKTPASFDSFLFGSIIAITDLELYLIAGLGALVLAVFILLYKELFYIAFDEQGARLAGVKVQTVNIIFTILTAVSIALAAKIVGALLVSSLIVLPVACSMQISKSYLQTIIYAIIFAAAFTVTGLFLSFYQGFKPGAIIALIGVFSFLAVLVIKTICQKIKKPKTNRKTL